TATGATTATCATCGACCCAGTCCACAAATCTCTGGCCTAAGGCAATCGCTATTTCCATGGTCATGACACTGTCGTTCTCTGCTCTGTGAGCGGTGGGTGCAGGCCGACGCAGAACTCTTTCATAAATACAGTGAAGCTTGTACCTCTTCTCTGGCTTTTCATCGTCACCAAAAAAACATCTTCTTgtaacttttctttttctttcttgcAGCttggtaattttctttttttgtggtGTTTTTTCATTCTGCTCTTGCATAGAACATGGAATCTTCAATTCATCATCAAGAAACTCTTGTGTTAGTCCTGCTAGATCATCAAGATGATTCTGAGTCTTATCAATGGCCAGACCCGAGATAGACGCCTCATTACATGATCTTATTAATACTTTTCTATCAGAAATTTGTCTATTCACAGATTCATGTATTTTCAGTATGTCGTAAAATGCATAAAGACTGTCTGCACATAGGACATCATCAGGTAAAGTGCaatttaatttcacaaaatGGTTCTTTAGAATAGGAAAATCACAGTTGTGACCATTTTCAGCTATTAAACATATTGGTTTTCGGAAAAGTtccaaataattattgatagtGTTGAACACATTTTTGTTGAATGCAGTTTCATTCTCTAGCAGGTCGTTGCACAGCCCTGTGAATTCGGCACCGATGGGATAGATCATTCGCTGGGGGTTGAAGCACTTTGTAAACTTACTAATCACTCGCGGCAAAGCACCAGGCCTCGTTTCAACCACATGATCCCGGCTAACTGCCACCATACTCAGTTCAGTAATCCTACTCTTATTCAACTCGTATTTTGGCAGCCCAGTCGTCTCTAAATCTAAGAAGACGTA
The genomic region above belongs to Trichoplusia ni isolate ovarian cell line Hi5 chromosome 5, tn1, whole genome shotgun sequence and contains:
- the LOC113493736 gene encoding uncharacterized protein LOC113493736, giving the protein MARVETYVFLDLETTGLPKYELNKSRITELSMVAVSRDHVVETRPGALPRVISKFTKCFNPQRMIYPIGAEFTGLCNDLLENETAFNKNVFNTINNYLELFRKPICLIAENGHNCDFPILKNHFVKLNCTLPDDVLCADSLYAFYDILKIHESVNRQISDRKVLIRSCNEASISGLAIDKTQNHLDDLAGLTQEFLDDELKIPCSMQEQNEKTPQKKKITKLQERKRKVTRRCFFGDDEKPEKRYKLHCIYERVLRRPAPTAHRAENDSVMTMEIAIALGQRFVDWVDDNHTPFADVKPMRCGVPLEE